In Thermodesulfobacteriota bacterium, the DNA window TTTCCGAGTTATCTCCCATTTTGTGATGGAGCCTAAACATTAATTTAAATGTCTCGACAAACGACACCACGAATGCGGGATCTTAAGCGATTGAGCATACTCATCGCGATCGCACTTGACAGAAACGTGCTTGAAGGCTGCTGCATTGGTTTTTTTGTGCCTTGATATTAAGGTTGTCGCTTATGAAGATTGGCATGGCAAGCCGTTTACTGAAATGAGTGATGGCTAACACAAAAGGATTAAGCGCAAAAATTTAATTGAAGGACATTACTTAATTGGAATTATACTTTACATAAATGAGTTGAAAAGGACTTGGTCAATCATTTGAGATTAGGTCTTTGAATTCAAAACTTTACTTCGAATGTCTGTTCTTTTCCATCTCTTAAAACTCTGACGAAGGCTGTATCTCCCCTTTCTTTATAGAGTAGATTTATCTTAAGGTCCTCTATAGAGTCTATTGGATTGTTATCGAAATAGAAAATCTTATCGCCTTTTTGTAAGCCGGATTTTTTTGCTATGCTTTCTTCGTCGAAGCCATTTATTTTAACCTCTTCACTAGCTTTATCTACGAGAATTCCCAATTTAGGGGATTCTGTTGCACCTAGCACTTCGGGGAAGATCCGGAAGTCAGCAACATCATCGCCATCTTCCTCGTCATTTAATATTGTTGAGTATTGAAATCCATTCCTTCTGTATGTTTTTTTTGGTATGCCGTAACCGTATATGAGGTGGCCGTTTCCAGCTAAAACCACCATCTGGTAATCTGGATTTTCGTTCAGAAATTCAGAGATGGATTCCGCCATAGTTTCGTCCCAAAGTATTTGAACCTGGTAGAAGAGGTTGAAATCTTTTCCCTCTGATCCCGGATGGAACTTGAAGGTTTCTTTTAGCAGCCTCCTGTATTTTCCGTCGGAGAAGTCCATCTCGGCAGGAATCCTTTTGCGATCTTCGTCGGTCAAGGATAGGACACCGTCTTCAGATACCTTTTTTACAATTTCGCTCTCAGCATTCAATGCGACGACAGGGATGTTGTTCTCTCTTGCGAAATCGATAATAGGCCTGTAAAGCCTATAATCCAAGCCCCATTTCTTGTAATATTCCGTTTTTTTCAGGAATTGTCTTTCGTCTATGTGTCCACTTGAATAGTCGTTCATGAATTGCTGGAACGGTTTTTCGAACATTTCCATTCCTATGGCTAAGTTTCTATTTATTTTGGCAAGCCTCTTTATTATCTTCACTTGAGTCATATGATGTGCGGGCTGGTCATGTTCTTCCCCGATATAAATGATCTTTTTATCCTTAATATGATCGACTATGTTCTCCAAATCTAATTCACTTTGTATTGAATTTTCTTTCTCAATTTCATTTCTATTAACATTAATTCCGTTTTCAGATAGGGCTATTTCTTTCGTCACATTTTTTCCATTTTTAAAATTTAGGATTGAGTAAATGCCGTAATGGGTAATCTTTTTTGCTGCTGCTTCTACTTCTTCCTTTGATTCCCCGTTGACGAGGGCTATTACCTTTTGCTCATCAAACGGGTTTTCTTTCACGATGACGTTGAAGCCTTCCTCATCTAGTTCAGTTCCTCCAAATATTCTTTTTATAAGCGGAATGTCCTTTCCTAGTACAATTAAAGTACCGGATTTTAAGTCATCGATATCTATCTCTTCTGATGCTTTAAATTCTATCTCTTTGTCGTTAAACAAATCAATGAATTTCTGATATATTGCTTTTTCATCTCTTTCCAATACGAAGATAATTCTTTTCTCGCCCATTATCCTCGATATGACCGGTGGAAATTCAGGCTCTGAAAGCTTTCTTGGCACGTCGTAATCTTCGTCTATAACAACTCTTTGAGGCTCAGTGTCTAAATTAATTCTAAATGTTTCTGCATCCTTCGTAAGTTTGAGAATTTGCTTTTTCTTTGTATGATCAGCGGAATAGATTGATACCGGTAAATCGAACTGATAAACATTTTCATTTTGCGATAGCTCGATCTCAAGCAGGTAGCGACCGTTTTCATGACTAAGTTTTGTGTTCTTTATTTCTAACTCGGGCAATCCTTTTTTATTTAACCATTGATCGAAAAACCAACCCAGATCTTTGTTATTCATTTTTTCAAAGCTCATTTTTATATCATCCCAGTCTGCTATTTCAAACTGATTTTCAGAGATGAAGTCTTTTATGGAATTTTGAAAGTTGCGTTTACCTACAGCACGCTTCAGGAGATGAAAAACCATTGCAGATTTGCCATAGCCAATGGCTCTAGATCTTTTGTCCGAGACTCCTTGGAAATCTTTTAATGGGAAATCGTTATTCTGATCTACGAATGATTGATAATTTATTAAAAGATTTTTCCTATAGTCGGATCCATTTCCCTTCTGATCCTCATAATAATGGTCTGCTAGATATGTTGTAAGGCCTTCGCTCCAGTTCCCTTTCTCAAAGGCTACATACACATGATTTCCAAGCCATTGATGAAGGATCTCGTGTCCCAAAGAAGTGTCAACGATAAAAGGAAGCCTTATAACGCTACTGCCAAGGAGGGTAAAGGTTGGCATCGAGTATCCTGTAGGAAAAGTATTTTCAACAATCGAGAACCTTTTGTATGGGAATTCACCAAATAAATTATCATATAGATCAATGTATCTCTTGGAATAATCGAGGTATGTTTTTGAATAGCCTTCGTCTTCCACAAAAAAGTATGTGTAGATATCAATGTTCTTGTGCTTTTCCTTATTTGCAACAAATCTATTGGAGGCCACAAGATGTACGTGATCGAGGGGATGGGGGAAACTAAATTTAAATGCAGTGTCGTTATCCCCCTTAACTTCGTCGATTTGCTCAGCTTCCGAAACAGCTAAGTATCCTTTTGGCAGTTTGGCCGACAGTTTATAGTAACAAGGAGTGCCCAAGTGCGGATACCAGTCGCCCACTAGGAATACACCATTGTCAACAACAGAATTCTGAGAGGAATTGTATTTAAACGTAGCGGTAAACTCTATGATAATATGATCATTTTTATCGCCTTCTATTCTTATTTCGTCTAGATTTTGCGAATAGGAAATTTTATCAGTTTCTATAATGTTTAAATTCTTTGTGGTTAATACGAGTGACTGCCTTTTATCTGGAATTATTTTCATTTTCTCAACGATTGTGGAATCTGAAACATCTATGTTGACATCCAGTTCACATAAAGGGTACGCATATGCCAGATGAGAGCCTAATAGAAGAAAGAATGCAAGGTACTTAAGGTAAGCCATGATATTAATCAAAACGGTGATGACTAGAATTGGGGATAGTTTTTGAAATTACTCAGTAAGAATTGATATATATTCCTCCTTCTATAATTAATCCCAAACGCAAATTCCTTCAAGTGTAAATAAAACGTAGCTTTATTAATTGCTCGAAATCTGGCTAACCTCATTTTAGCATGACCCCAAAATCCTTCAATCCGATTGATATCAAAGACTTTATGGGAAAACTGTCGGGTTGTCTAAGAATGGTGGTAAAACTTTTGGGGCTCAGAGTAGATCAACCGGTAAAAGCGGGGACTTTAAACCGAAGTTGAATAAAGCTTTCTCAGCTATTTGGAAATGTAAAACATCACCGCGTACAGTTTTGTTGTAAGATTATCGTACATCTCATATCCTGCTCAATTCTTGACTAGTTCCTAACATGCTGAAATTGTTTGGAAAGATTGCTCTTAACATTGGCATGTGCTTTGCAGCGTAAAGGTGTATATAGTTTGTAAAAAGGGATAACTCAAGATGAGGACGGAGAACGATTTATTCCGATATGGCGATGACATAGGGCCGCTAAAGATCATCCACGTCTATGAGCCTTCGATTCAGTTGAAGGCGATCTTGGTTGTTGACAACGTGGCTAGAGGACCTTCAATCGGTGGCCTACGCCTGGCGCCTGATGTAAGCACCGAGGAGTGTTACCGTCTAGCACGAGCAATGACCTTGAAGAATGCCGCTGCTGATCTTCATCACGGGGGCGGCAAATCGGTAATGTTTGGAGATCCGAATATGCCAAAGGCCGAGAAAGAAGAGCTCATACGCTGTCTTGCAAAGGCATTGCGCAATGATGAGGAATACATATTCGGACCAGATATGGGGACAGACGAAGAATGCATGGCATGGGTGAATGACGAGATCGGGAGAGCCGTAGGCTTGCCCCGTGAGATTGGTGGTATACCGCTTGATGAAATAGGTGCAACCGGCTGGGGTCTCATGCATTCCACTGAGGTAGCCCTGGAATTCTGCGAGTTAAAATTAGAAGATGCTCGTTTCGCTGTTCAGGGATTTGGTGCAGTGGGCAAACATTCTGCGCGCTTTCTCGCTGAGAGGGGTGCGGTAATGGTGGCGGCCGCAGACTCAAAAGGTGCCATTCATAACCCAGATGGTATTGATGTAAATGAATTGATTGAGCTCAAGGCTGAGGGGGTCAGTGTATCGAATTATTCACGTGGGTATCCAATTGACCGGGATGCCATTATCGATGTAGAATGCGATGTCTGGATCCCTGCCGCGCGCCCGGATGCTATTAACGAGAACAATGTAGAACGCCTCAAGACAAAGCTAGTGATAGCAGGAGCAAATATACCGATAACACTTGGCGCCGAAAAGGTTCTAGCGGAGAAGGACATAGTCTGCGTGCCCGATTTCATAGCCAACGCTGGGGGGGTGATCTGTGCGGCAATGGAGTACAGGGGTGCGAGTGAGTCGGAGGCGTTCAGTGTCATTGAAGAGAAGTTACGGCGAAATACTAGACAGGTTTTGGAATATGCTGCAAATAACAGTATATTGCCGCGACAAGCAGCTTTGGAACTGGCGTTGAAAAGAGTTAAGAAGGCGATGAGTTTCCGGCGTTTTTCATCCTTTTCATCCGCACCCAATTTTGTATAGGCAGCAAGGAAAAAGACTATGTTTCAGATTCGATTTCACGGGAGAGGCGGACAGGGCATAAAGACGGCTAGTCGTGTTTTGAGCACGGCCTTTTTTCTTGAGGGTTTTGAAGTTCAGGATGCACCGCTCTACGGCGCAGAGAGGCGTGGTGCCCCCATCTTTGCATACGTTCGCGCTTCAAGACACCCCATTAACGAGCGTGGTATAATTCAGCGCCCCGACCTGGTTATAGTTGCGGATGACACCTTGGTGCCTGTGCCCGCTGCTGGTGTACTGAGGGGTATTAGCAATAGAACTGTCTTATTGATCAGCAGTCATGAGTCGCCGGAAACCTGGAGTGACCGTCTGAATATTCAATCGAAGATATTGATTCTGCCTGGAACGTAAAAGGTAGAAGCCCGCGCGGAACAGCCGTTCATTGGAGCGGCCTGCGCGGGAGCTGCGGCTTCTTTGTTAGGGGTAATTTCGCGTGACTCTTTGGCAGAGGCTATCCGTGCCGAACTTGCGACTCTAGGAGCAGAGATCGTCGATAAAAATCTTGAGAGGGCAGAATCAGCCTTCCAACTGATGCGTGATCATTCGGGTTGCGTAATGGAGGGCGAAGATGTTTCAGCGGCTAATTATAACCCTCCAGATTGGGTGGATTTGCCATTTGAAGAGGCAAGTAAATCTGCTCCGGCGATCCATGCAGGTCTTACCAGTGTGGAGGTCAAAACGGGCTTGTGGCGCACGCTGCGCCCCGTGATCGATTACGACCGCTGTAAGCGCTGCTGGTGGGTTTGCAGCACATTCTGTCCGGATAGTGCCATCCTGGTTACTGCGGGTGGCAGCCCACAGATCGATTATGATCATTGTAAGGGCTGCATGATATGCGTGGCTCAGTGTCCATCACATGCAATCGAAGCGATTTGGGAACACGAGGTAAAGGAACATCTAGGGGGCTAAAATCATGACTCGTACATTGCTCACAGGCAACGGGGCCGCAGCGTGGGGGGGGCGTTTGGCAAGGGTAGACTATATACCTGCATTCCCAATCACACCGCAGACAGAGATAATTGAGACCCTTTCCAACTGGATAGACAGCGGGGAAATGGCTGGTCGCCTTGTGATGCTCGAATCCGAACACTCCATGCTTACAGCTGCCGGTGGTGCGGCTGCCACCGGTGTTCGGGTGTTAAGCGCGACATCGAGTCAGGGATTGTTATATGCTATGGAAATGGTTTATACAGTTGCCGGTTGGCGAACACCTTTTGTGCTGATAAATGTATCCCGTGGCTTGTCTTCACCAATCACCCTTGAACCAGACCATAACGACGTATTGGCGGCGCGCGACTCTGGGTTTCTGCAGATTCATTGTGCTACCTGTCAGGAAGTTTTGGACACTACCCTGATGGCTTTCCGCCTGGCAGAAGATAAACGAGTACGCTTACCCGTCATCGTTAATATGGATGGATTCTATCTTTCATTTACCCGTGAGCCTGTGGAATTACCGGAAGCCGGTGCTGTGGATGCTTTTCTGCCACCTTTTGATCCTGAGAACATTGTATTTCGTGCCAGTACGCCTACGAGTCAGGCAGTCGCTGTACTAGGAGGTTCGCCTTACTCTTATTTTCGTTATGAAATGCACCTTGCCGCCTTGAATGCCCTTGAAGTGTACGACGAAATTTCAAAGGCA includes these proteins:
- a CDS encoding Glu/Leu/Phe/Val dehydrogenase, coding for MRTENDLFRYGDDIGPLKIIHVYEPSIQLKAILVVDNVARGPSIGGLRLAPDVSTEECYRLARAMTLKNAAADLHHGGGKSVMFGDPNMPKAEKEELIRCLAKALRNDEEYIFGPDMGTDEECMAWVNDEIGRAVGLPREIGGIPLDEIGATGWGLMHSTEVALEFCELKLEDARFAVQGFGAVGKHSARFLAERGAVMVAAADSKGAIHNPDGIDVNELIELKAEGVSVSNYSRGYPIDRDAIIDVECDVWIPAARPDAINENNVERLKTKLVIAGANIPITLGAEKVLAEKDIVCVPDFIANAGGVICAAMEYRGASESEAFSVIEEKLRRNTRQVLEYAANNSILPRQAALELALKRVKKAMSFRRFSSFSSAPNFV
- a CDS encoding 2-oxoacid:acceptor oxidoreductase family protein — its product is MFQIRFHGRGGQGIKTASRVLSTAFFLEGFEVQDAPLYGAERRGAPIFAYVRASRHPINERGIIQRPDLVIVADDTLVPVPAAGVLRGISNRTVLLISSHESPETWSDRLNIQSKILILPGT
- a CDS encoding 4Fe-4S binding protein — protein: MLGVISRDSLAEAIRAELATLGAEIVDKNLERAESAFQLMRDHSGCVMEGEDVSAANYNPPDWVDLPFEEASKSAPAIHAGLTSVEVKTGLWRTLRPVIDYDRCKRCWWVCSTFCPDSAILVTAGGSPQIDYDHCKGCMICVAQCPSHAIEAIWEHEVKEHLGG
- a CDS encoding ChaN family lipoprotein codes for the protein MAYLKYLAFFLLLGSHLAYAYPLCELDVNIDVSDSTIVEKMKIIPDKRQSLVLTTKNLNIIETDKISYSQNLDEIRIEGDKNDHIIIEFTATFKYNSSQNSVVDNGVFLVGDWYPHLGTPCYYKLSAKLPKGYLAVSEAEQIDEVKGDNDTAFKFSFPHPLDHVHLVASNRFVANKEKHKNIDIYTYFFVEDEGYSKTYLDYSKRYIDLYDNLFGEFPYKRFSIVENTFPTGYSMPTFTLLGSSVIRLPFIVDTSLGHEILHQWLGNHVYVAFEKGNWSEGLTTYLADHYYEDQKGNGSDYRKNLLINYQSFVDQNNDFPLKDFQGVSDKRSRAIGYGKSAMVFHLLKRAVGKRNFQNSIKDFISENQFEIADWDDIKMSFEKMNNKDLGWFFDQWLNKKGLPELEIKNTKLSHENGRYLLEIELSQNENVYQFDLPVSIYSADHTKKKQILKLTKDAETFRINLDTEPQRVVIDEDYDVPRKLSEPEFPPVISRIMGEKRIIFVLERDEKAIYQKFIDLFNDKEIEFKASEEIDIDDLKSGTLIVLGKDIPLIKRIFGGTELDEEGFNVIVKENPFDEQKVIALVNGESKEEVEAAAKKITHYGIYSILNFKNGKNVTKEIALSENGINVNRNEIEKENSIQSELDLENIVDHIKDKKIIYIGEEHDQPAHHMTQVKIIKRLAKINRNLAIGMEMFEKPFQQFMNDYSSGHIDERQFLKKTEYYKKWGLDYRLYRPIIDFARENNIPVVALNAESEIVKKVSEDGVLSLTDEDRKRIPAEMDFSDGKYRRLLKETFKFHPGSEGKDFNLFYQVQILWDETMAESISEFLNENPDYQMVVLAGNGHLIYGYGIPKKTYRRNGFQYSTILNDEEDGDDVADFRIFPEVLGATESPKLGILVDKASEEVKINGFDEESIAKKSGLQKGDKIFYFDNNPIDSIEDLKINLLYKERGDTAFVRVLRDGKEQTFEVKF
- a CDS encoding pyruvate synthase, whose protein sequence is MARVDYIPAFPITPQTEIIETLSNWIDSGEMAGRLVMLESEHSMLTAAGGAAATGVRVLSATSSQGLLYAMEMVYTVAGWRTPFVLINVSRGLSSPITLEPDHNDVLAARDSGFLQIHCATCQEVLDTTLMAFRLAEDKRVRLPVIVNMDGFYLSFTREPVELPEAGAVDAFLPPFDPENIVFRASTPTSQAVAVLGGSPYSYFRYEMHLAALNALEVYDEISKAFAQQFGRKHDSIESYQSEDADILFVMMDSFATKAKAAIDRLRDAGKAVGLLRPRLIRPFPAEHMQRLLAGKRGVAVIDQNLSIGKGGVLHSELASVLYGQKGAPPILASFIGGLGGRDISAEEFFEMAEVTRRAVDSGKTPPPRLLYNRDELREIRKLQAVAHVERQELGEKP